From Myxocyprinus asiaticus isolate MX2 ecotype Aquarium Trade chromosome 25, UBuf_Myxa_2, whole genome shotgun sequence, one genomic window encodes:
- the kcnf1a gene encoding potassium voltage-gated channel subfamily F member 1a: MWELPRTRYVDCNSSAASEETEISVNIGGVKHVLYSDLLNRYPKTRLAKLANSATDCAQDLSLLCDDYDSSKREFYFDRDPEVFRCIMELYYYGEIHMKRGICPMCFMREMDFWGIDADYLDECCQGSLNEVETELAEIAEKVKTILDDLEGDAMATRGQRCQAFLWKLMEKPESSLAARVIAVVSFVFILLSSVVMCMGTIPELQVQDAEGCLMEHPTLESIETSCIIWFTVEYILRLISSSNKLRFVLSFMNIIDFMAIMPFYVVLILTHLGTSVMELANVQQAVQALRIMRIARIFKLARHSSGLQTLTYALKSSFKELGLLLMYMGVGIFLFSALGYTMEQSHPETMFTSIPQSFWWAVITMTTVGYGDIYPKTTLGRCNAAVSFLCGVIAIALPIHPIINNFVIFYSKQRVLETAAKHEIELMALRAKEEKGECQGAEKMPLRRTRGSVGNSMVWDSAAVSESKSDTYIPLLGDAIATVSKCQPVYKCKNN, encoded by the coding sequence ATGTGGGAATTACCGAGGACTCGTTATGTGGACTGTAACAGCTCAGCGGCGAGTGAGGAGACTGAGATTTCTGTGAATATCGGCGGTGTCAAACATGTTCTCTACAGTGACCTTCTGAACCGATATCCCAAGACACGTTTGGCGAAGCTGGCGAACAGCGCCACAGATTGTGCGCAAGATCTCTCTTTGCTCTGTGATGACTACGACTCCTCAAAGCGAGAGTTTTACTTTGACAGAGATCCGGAGGTGTTCAGATGCATAATGGAACTTTATTACTATGGAGAAATTCACATGAAACGAGGAATCTGCCCCATGTGTTTCATGAGAGAGATGGACTTTTGGGGCATCGATGCGGACTATCTGGATGAATGTTGCCAGGGTAGTCTAAACGAGGTGGAAACTGAACTGGCGGAAATCGCGGAGAAGGTCAAGACCATCCTGGACGACCTGGAGGGTGATGCCATGGCCACGAGAGGCCAGAGGTGCCAAGCATTCCTGTGGAAGCTTATGGAGAAACCAGAGTCCTCCTTAGCTGCACGTGTAATCGCCGTGGTGTCATTTGTCTTCATCCTGCTCTCCTCTGTGGTCATGTGCATGGGCACCATACCAGAGCTGCAAGTGCAGGATGCAGAGGGGTGTCTCATGGAACATCCAACCCTTGAGTCCATCGAGACATCTTGCATCATCTGGTTCACCGTGGAATACATTCTGCGTCTCATCTCCTCTTCGAATAAGCTGCGATTTGTGCTTTCCTTCATGAATATCATAGATTTTATGGCCATAATGCCTTTCTATGTGGTGTTGATTCTTACGCACTTAGGCACTTCTGTGATGGAGCTGGCCAATGTTCAGCAAGCAGTGCAGGCGTTGCGCATCATGCGCATTGCACGCATCTTCAAACTGGCGCGCCACTCCTCAGGTCTGCAGACTCTCACCTACGCGCTCAAGAGCAGCTTTAAAGAGCTGGGTCTGCTGCTTATGTACATGGGTGTGGGGATTTTCCTGTTCTCCGCACTGGGGTACACAATGGAGCAAAGCCACCCGGAGACCATGTTCACCAGCATCCCACAGTCTTTTTGGTGGGCTGTCATTACTATGACCACTGTAGGTTATGGAGACATCTATCCTAAAACCACACTGGGCAGGTGTAATGCCGCTGTCAGTTTTCTGTGTGGCGTGATAGCTATTGCTTTGCCAATCCACCCGATCATTAACAACTTTGTAATTTTTTACAGCAAACAGCGTGTGCTTGAAACCGCTGCCAAACACGAGATTGAACTCATGGCGTTACGTGCAAAGGAAGAAAAAGGCGAGTGCCAAGGTGCTGAAAAAATGCCATTGCGGAGGACACGGGGTTCGGTTGGCAATAGCATGGTTTGGGACAGTGCTGCTGTGAGCGAGTCAAAGAGTGACACATATATCCCATTACTTGGTGATGCAATAGCCACTGTGTCCAAATGCCAGCCTGTCTACAAATGCAAGAACAACTAG